From Candidatus Methylacidiphilales bacterium:
CAGGAGGGTGCGTGCGGAGACGGCGTTACCCAGCACATCCCGTTCGCAGGTTTCCGCAAACGCAGGCCATGAGCCGACATCGAGCCATTTCAGAGGCATGGGCACTGCGGCGACGCGCAGGAGCGGGTCGCGCGAGGCGGGTTCCATGACGGCAAAATCCACGCTGATTTTTTTCAGGGTGGGGAAGATTTCGGCCAGGACGGCTTCCCGTTTCGGAGTCGGCCAGGCAGCCGCGATTTTTGAAATGCCCTGAAAGTTGGAAGGTTCATAGCGCTTGATGCAATCCAAGAGGGTGGAAGCGCGCCAGACAAACATGCCGCTGTTCCAGAGGTAGTGTTGCGGGCCTTCCTGGAGGTAACGGGTGGCGGTTGCGGCGTCCGGCTTTTCCTTGAACTGTTCGACTTTTCGGGCGGATTCGTCAAGAGTTTCGCCCAATTGCAGGTACCCGTAGCCGGTGGCGGCGTGGGTCGGTTCTATTCCGAAAGTAACCAGGGTGTTAGGCTCTTGTTCAGCCAGGCGGAATCCATGCTCGACGATTTTTTGGAACCGGTCCACAGGCTCGATGATGTGGTCGGCGGTAAATACGGCAATGACGGCGTCCGGATCGCTTTCGGCGATGACAGCAGCGCTGTAGCCG
This genomic window contains:
- a CDS encoding mannose-1-phosphate guanylyltransferase; protein product: MRYAVIIAGGSGTRLWPMSRSVLPKQLIPFINGKSLLQLAFDRLDGLVPEQNRYICAGQQHAGLIASSLKKFQKAQFLGEPVGRDTLNAVGYSAAVIAESDPDAVIAVFTADHIIEPVDRFQKIVEHGFRLAEQEPNTLVTFGIEPTHAATGYGYLQLGETLDESARKVEQFKEKPDAATATRYLQEGPQHYLWNSGMFVWRASTLLDCIKRYEPSNFQGISKIAAAWPTPKREAVLAEIFPTLKKISVDFAVMEPASRDPLLRVAAVPMPLKWLDVGSWPAFAETCERDVLGNAVSARTLLLDTRGTLAASSDPQHLIATIGCDDLIIIHTPEATLVCRKEHAETIKELHKQVGEHFGKELL